One region of Miscanthus floridulus cultivar M001 chromosome 19, ASM1932011v1, whole genome shotgun sequence genomic DNA includes:
- the LOC136528197 gene encoding leucine-rich repeat extensin-like protein 5 isoform X2 — MDHPNTPSDSGVATALAALRVAAGRKGKVGSTRASSSIGRGSSRAAGLFPVGGRSGSATGLLPFGRGSSPPAGLLPFGHGSMAASGAAESSPIGFPFPPPAPPATSSPVPLATSSPATLLAKSPTPPPPTPLIAPPTNSTAPPPYTVPPWPPQVPGLGPPSPHGNLPQDPWLQFIFLLLLVGCFVVWASTKFLFLFSYPRVQVQHDGNNQIATR, encoded by the exons ATGGACCACCCTAACACACCATCGGATTCAGGCGTGGCGACGGCGCTGGCGGCGTTGAGAGTGGCGGCGGGGCGGAAGGGCAAGGTCGGCAGCACGCGGGCCTCTTCCTCCATTGGTCGTGGATCCAGCAGGGCAGCTGGCCTCTTCCCCGTTGGAGGCAGATCCGGCTCGGCGACCGGCCTCCTCCCCTTTGGTCGCGGATCCAGCCCGCCGGCCGGCCTCCTTCCCTTTGGCCACGGATCCATGGCTGCATCCGGCGCGGCCGAATCCTCCCCTATCGGATTTCCGTTCCCTCCACCTGCGCCGCCGGCAACCTCGTCACCTGTGCCGCTGGCAACCTCATCACCTGCGACGCTGCTAGCTAAGTCACCTACACCACCGCCGCCGACTCCCTTGATTGCGCCGCCTACAAACTCCACCGCGCCGCCACCATATACTGTGCCACCATGGCCACCTCAAGTACCAGGATTGGGGCCTCCATCCCCCCATGGAAACCTCCCCCAAGATCCATG GCTGCAGTTCATTTTTTTGTTATTACTGGTCGGCTGCTTCGTTGTGTGGGCATCAACTAAGTTTCTGTTTTTATTCAGTTATCCAAGAGTGCAG GTTCAACATGATGGCAACAATCAGATTGCCACTAGGTGA
- the LOC136528197 gene encoding leucine-rich repeat extensin-like protein 5 isoform X1, translating into MDHPNTPSDSGVATALAALRVAAGRKGKVGSTRASSSIGRGSSRAAGLFPVGGRSGSATGLLPFGRGSSPPAGLLPFGHGSMAASGAAESSPIGFPFPPPAPPATSSPVPLATSSPATLLAKSPTPPPPTPLIAPPTNSTAPPPYTVPPWPPQVPGLGPPSPHGNLPQDPWLQFIFLLLLVGCFVVWASTKFLFLFSYPRVQEAYVFSIYLLPGST; encoded by the exons ATGGACCACCCTAACACACCATCGGATTCAGGCGTGGCGACGGCGCTGGCGGCGTTGAGAGTGGCGGCGGGGCGGAAGGGCAAGGTCGGCAGCACGCGGGCCTCTTCCTCCATTGGTCGTGGATCCAGCAGGGCAGCTGGCCTCTTCCCCGTTGGAGGCAGATCCGGCTCGGCGACCGGCCTCCTCCCCTTTGGTCGCGGATCCAGCCCGCCGGCCGGCCTCCTTCCCTTTGGCCACGGATCCATGGCTGCATCCGGCGCGGCCGAATCCTCCCCTATCGGATTTCCGTTCCCTCCACCTGCGCCGCCGGCAACCTCGTCACCTGTGCCGCTGGCAACCTCATCACCTGCGACGCTGCTAGCTAAGTCACCTACACCACCGCCGCCGACTCCCTTGATTGCGCCGCCTACAAACTCCACCGCGCCGCCACCATATACTGTGCCACCATGGCCACCTCAAGTACCAGGATTGGGGCCTCCATCCCCCCATGGAAACCTCCCCCAAGATCCATG GCTGCAGTTCATTTTTTTGTTATTACTGGTCGGCTGCTTCGTTGTGTGGGCATCAACTAAGTTTCTGTTTTTATTCAGTTATCCAAGAGTGCAG GAAGCTTATGTATTTTCCATCTATCTCCTTCCAGGTTCAACATGA